DNA from Magnetococcales bacterium:
CGGTCCAAACCCAACACCTCGCAGCGTTTCATCTCCTCGGCAAAGGCGGCCCAGGACTTTTCCCGCTCTTCGCGACGGGGATGGCCCAAATTGATCAGGTAGCTGTCGTGGGGCAGGACGTGACAGGGCAGGAAGCCCCCTTTTCCCAGATTGGCGCGAAACGCCGTCACCTGGGCCTCCGTCAGGGGCGGCGCCTGCCACTGGCGTTGATTTTTGGTGAACAAGGCAAAGGCTTTGGCCCCGATGGCAACGGCATTGCCGGGAGCCTTGTCCACCCCTCCGGCAGCGCTGACATGCGCTCCGATGCGTTTCATCGGCACCCCCTCCGACAAATAACTTTTTCCCCTGGCGGAACTTGTCTCGTAGGGAGCAGTCTGTGTAACATTTCCTCAAGTTTCCTTTTCCTGCCCTCTTGCCCCGAGGACCACGACGTGACGACTTTCGAAGATCCGATTTCCATCGTTCGGCCTTCCCCCCTCTCCTTCAGCGATACCGTCGAGGCCATGCGCAAGGCCCTCGCGGAACAGGGCTTCGGAATCATGGCGGAGATCGATGTCGCCACCACCCTCAAGAACAAGATCGGCGCGGAGATTCCCGCCACGGTAATCCTCGGGGCCTGCAACCCCCCCCTGGCGCATCGCGCCCTGACGGCGGTGCCGGATGTGTCGGTGCTGTTGCCGTGCAATGTCGTGGTGCGGGAAAAGGACGGACGGATAGAGGTCGCGGCGATCAACCCGCTGGTTATGGTCTCGGTCTTTCGGGACAACGCCGAACTGCTCGCCGTGGCGCAGGAAGCGGACAGCCGCATCCGCAAGGCCATGAAAACACTGGAGTAATCCAAAACGAAACCGACCTCCGGGCCTCTTCCGGCCCGGAGGTCGTGGTCCGACTTTCCGGCGTGATCCGGATCCGGGAAAATTCTACAAAGCGGCGGTATCCCGTTCACCGGTACGAATGCGCACGGCGGTTTCCACCGGGGTCACGAAGATCTTGCCGTCACCGATGCGCCCGGTGCGAGCCGCCTGCTCGATGGCCTCGATGGCCCGTTCCACCAGACTCTCTTCCAGCACCACCTCCACCTTCAACTTGGGCAGGAAGTCCACCACGTATTCCGCCCCGCGGTAAAGCTCGGTATGGCCCTTTTGCCGTCCGAAACCACGAACCTCGGTGATGGTGATGCCCTGGACCCCCACCTCCGACAAGGCTTCTTTCACGTCGTCCAGCTTGAAAGGTTTGATGATCGCCTCGATCTTCTTCATCGAACCGCGCACTCCTTAGGCAGTTGCAAAATCGGATGGATGCTCCCTTTTTCCCTCAGACCGAGCCGGCTGTCAACCTTGCTCGTGCGTCGCACTCACCGGAACCACCCGGTCCCGGACCAGCTTGTAGGTCATTCCGTCGGCAATGGCATCGTAGGAAGCGGCGATGATGTGGTCCGAAACCCCCACCGTGCCGAAGTGGTACTCCCCGTCGGCCCACTCGACGAGAACCCGAACGATGGCGTCGGTACCGCCCTTGTCCAGAATGCGCACCTTGTAGTCCGTCAGCTCAAGCTCTTTGACCGGTTGACCATAATAGGGAAACAGGGCCTGTTGCAAGGCATGATTAAGCGCGTCCACCGGACCGTGACCCTCGGCGAACTGTTGCACCACCTGCCCGGCCACCTCGATCTTGACCAAACCCTCGGAGGTGTAGTGCCGACTGCCGCTGTCCAACTGACGTCGTTCGTCGATGACCCGGAATCCCAGGGGTGTGAAATAGTCGGGCAGCAGGCCGAAGGCCTTGCGAGCCCGCAACTCGAAGGAGGCGTCGGCCCCTTCGAACTGGTAGCCCTGATGTTCCAGCTCCTTGATTTCGTTCAGCAGCGCCGACAGCTTCGGATCCCCGGACTCCACATCGTGAATGCCCACATCCTTGAGTTTGGCCAACAGGTTGCTGCGTCCCGACTGGTTCGATATCAGGATGCGCTGTTCGTTGCCCACGCGATGGGGATCGATGTGTTCGTAGGTGCGGGACTCCTTCTGAATGGCCGAAACGTGGATGCCCCCCTTGTGGGCGAAGGCCGACTGGCCGACATAGGCCTGATTGCGCTGCGTGGGGCGATTGGCCATTTCGTTGACGAAACGGCTCAGGGAGACCAATCCCTTCAGGCGAACCTCATCCACCCCCAGCCGCCGCCCCATCTTGATGCTCAGATTGGGGATCAGGGAGATCAGATTGGCGTTACCGCAACGCTCGCCCAGGCCGTTGATGGTGCCCTGCACCTGTACCGCGCCGGAGCGCACCGCCGCCAGACTGTTGGCCACCGCCAGTTCCGCGTCGTTGTGGCAATGGATGCCGACGGGCAGGCCCAGCTCCGCCACCTTGCGGGTGATGCGCTCCACCTCCTCCACCAGGCTGCCCCCGTTGGTATCGCACAGCACCACCCGGTCCGCGCCCCCCTCACGGGCGGCGTTGACGCATTTCATGGCGTAGTCGGCGCTGGCCTTGTAGCCGTCGAAAAAGTGTTCGGCATCGAAAAAGACCCGGTCCACCCGTGGCTTCAAGAAAACCATGGTGTTGTAGATCAGGTCGAGATTCTCCTCCAGGGAGATACCCAGGGCCATGTGGACATGCAGATCCCAGGACTTGCCGAACACGGTCAAAACCGGGGTATCCGCATCCAGCAGCGCCTTGAGCAGGGAGTCCTGATCCGCCCGCAGATGGGGACGGCAGGTGGCGCCGAAGGCGGCCAACACCCCCTTGGAGAGGCCCAGCTCGGGAACCCGGCGGAAAAAGGCCACATCGGTGGGATTGGCCCCCGGCCACCCCCCTTCGATGAAGTCGATACCCATCTCGTCCAGACGCCGGGCGATTCGCAGCTTGTCCTCGACGGAAAAATGCACCCCTTCGCTCTGGGCGCCGTCCCGCAGAGTGGTATCGTAAAGTTCGACGTATTCGTCCCGATCCCGCTGCATCGCTCGTATCCCGTTTTCCCCAAAGCAGAAAGGGCGGCCCGTGGCCGCCCTCGTTCCACATCGCTTTCGAATCGAACGCCGACTCAGGTGCGAACCCGATCCCCCTGTTCCTGATCCAGATCGAAGGTTTCGTGCAGGGTACGCACCGCCAGCTCGGTGTATTTGTCCTCGATGATCACCGAAATCTTGATTTCGGAGGTGGAGATCATCTGGATGTTGATGCCTTCCCGGGCCAGGGCCACGAACATGCGTTTGGCCACGCCCGAGTGGGAGCGCATGCCCACGCCTACGGCGGAGACCTTGGCGATCTCCTTGTTGCCCCGCACCTCTTTGGCTCCGACGCTGCCACGAACGGCTTCCAGCACCTGCATGGCCTTGCCGTAGTCCCCACGGGGCACGGTGAAGGAGAGGTCGGTGGTCTCGCCCGAGGGGGAGACGTTCTGGATGATCATGTCCACGTTGATGTTGGCATCGGCCAGGGAGCCGAAAATCGCCGCCGCCACACCCGGACGATCCGGCACGGACATCACGGTGATCTTGGCTTCATCCCGATTGCTGGTAATGCCCGAGACAACCACACGTTCCATATCTTCGGTTTCTTCCGTCAACATCGTACCCGTTCCTTCCTCCAGGGAAGAGAGAACTCTCAAGGGAACCTTGTATTTTTTGGCCAACTCCACGGAGCGGATCTGCAACACCTTGGCGCCGAGGGAGGCCATTTCCAGCATCTCGTCGTAGGAGATGCGATCCATTTTGCGGGCTTTGGGCACCATGCGGGGATCGGCGGTGTAGACCCCGTCCACGTCGGTGTAGATGTCGCAGCGATCGGCATGAAGCGCCGCCGCCAGAGCCACGCCCGAGGTATCCGATCCCCCCCGGCCCAGGGTGGTGATGTTGCCGTCCGGGTCGATGCCCTGGAATCCGGCCACCACCACGATTCGGCCCGCTTCCAGATCCTGCCGGATGCGGGTGGGTTCCACCTCGCGGATGCGGGCCTTGCCGAAGGCCGAGTCGGTCAGAAAGCGCACCTGCCAGCCCAGGTAGGAGACGGCGGGAACCCCCTGCTCCTGAATGGCCATGGCCACCAAACCGATGGAGATCTGTTCACCCGCCGAAACCACCACGTCATATTCGCGGGTGTTGGTGTATCCCGGAAGGCCGTCGGTCAGACCGACCAGACGGTTGGTCTCGCCGGACATGGCCGAGACCGCAACCACCACCTGATGGCCGTTGCGATACTCCGCTATGGCCTTGGAGGCCACGTTACGGATGCGTTCGATATTGGCAACCGATGTTCCGCCAAATTTCTGTACGATGAGGCTCACGGATCGGACTCACACTTCGTCAGTTCATGGAGAAGGAGCGAACGTCACAACTGGAAAGCTTTTTTATCCTCGAAACCGGGCAAAACGGGAGCCTGGGTTTCGAACAACCGCTCCGGGAAATCGCTGCGCACCCGGCCCACCAGACGCACCACCTGCATGACCCGGTCCCCCGTCTTGCCGAGGATGGCCACCAGCCGACCCTGGTCGGCCAGCAGGCCGACCGCCTTGCTGGGCACCACGGGCACCGCGCCGCAGAAGAGAATCGCATCGAAGGGAGCCGCCTCGGCCCAGGCCAACTCCATGCTGGCGATTTTCCATTCGACCGCCATGCCGCGCGTCAGTTCCTGACCGCGTGCCGCCAGGGCCGTATCGCTTTCCAGGGCGAAAACCCGCGCCCCGACACGCGCCAGCACCATGGCTTCGTACCCGGTGCCCGCGCCCACCACCAGCACCTTTTGGCCGGGCAGCACCTGCATGGCCTGAATCATCAGGGCCGATTGCACCGGTTTGAGAATGCAGCGCGCATCCCCCAAAGGCACGGCGTAATCGGAATAGGCCACCTCCTGATAGCGGGGATCCACGAAGGATTCCCGGGGAATGGTCCGCACCGACTCCAGCAGGGACTCGTCATAGACCCGGTTGGGCACCAGTTGGGATTGAACCATGTTCACCCTGGCAGCGGAAAAATCCATGCGCAATCTCCCCTCAAAGTCGTTCAGGACACAGGGCCAAGCTCCACCCTTTCATAAACCATCGCGTCACGAAATGCAACTTTCTGCGGTCGCAAATGCGGGAAGACGGGAATTCCATGTCTCCCGCGCCATTTCCAACCTCTCCGGCGTGCCGACATCGAACCAGGTGCCGTGCAGGGGCACCCCGAGAAGTCGCCCCGAGGCCATGGCCCGGTCATAAAAGCGGTTCAGGGAGAAGGGTTCCACCACATAATCCCGCAACGCCGCCGGGGAGAGAACCTGCAAACCGCTGTAGGTGTAACCGTGGGCGCCTTCCCCCTCCCGGATGCGGCACAGTCCGCCCGTATCGAGGAGATGGAAGTCGGGCTTCTGCCAGGGTCGGGCGGCAATCAGCCCCAACCGGCCATCCAGGGCGCCGGGATCGAAATCGCGCCACAAGGGGCGGGGATCGAAATCCCAGAGAATGTCCCCGTTGACGGCGAAAAACGGCTCCTCCCCCAACAACGGCAGGGCGTTGCACACCCCACCCCCGGTCTCCAGCAGCGTCTCCTCCACCAGGAAACGGATGGTCAATCCCCAGGATGTACCATCCCCGACGGTGCGGATCAAGGTTTCCGCCAGATGGTGGGCGTTGACGATCACCTCCCGGATGCCCAACGCGGCCAGACGCTCCAGGGTATGGAAGATGACCGGCTTGCCGGCCACTTCGATCAGCGGTTTGGGCAGGGTCCGGGTCAACTCCCCCAGTCGGGTGCCGCGACCGGCGGCCAGTATCATGGCGCGGCGCACGGCTAGCCCGCCGTCGGCCCGTAAAGGGCGATCAACTGGGCCAGTTCATCCAGCTCCGCATGGCGCGACAGGGTCTCCCTGACATAACCCAGGGTGCGGGGAATGTCGTTGAGATAACCGTGTTTGCCGTCCCGCAGCGAAAGCCTGCCGAAAATACCCACCGCCTTCAGATTGCGCTGCACCGCCATCCAGTCGAAATCGCGCTGCAGCTCCTCCCACTCCCCGTTGTACAGACCCCGTTCCCGGGCCCCCTCGTACCAGTAGGTCATCACCTGCTTGCGGAAGGGAGCCTCCCAGGCCACGTAACAATCCCGCAGCAGGCTGGCCAGATCGTAGGTCACCGGTCCCATGACCGCGTCCTGAAAGTCGATGATGCCCAACTCGCCGTCCGGGCGCACCATCAGGTTGCGGGAGTGGTAATCCCGATGCACGAAACCGGTCTTCTGCTGCAGCACCCCGTCCAAAAGGCGGTGAAAGACCGAATCGAAGCGCTGCCGGTCACCCGGCGAAATCTGACGCTTCAGGATGCCTTCCAGATACCAGTCGGTGAACAGGGCCAGCTCCCGACGCTGCATGTCCCGGTCGAAGGGCCGCCGATGGGCGATGCTGGTCAGATCGACCGGGGTGGATTGCATGGCCAGCAGCCAATCCACGGCCCGCCGGTAGTGGGGCCAGGGATCCTGCCCCGCGTCGATGGCCTTGAGCAGGGTCATGTCGCCGAAATCGTCCAGCAGGAAATAGCCCGTGGCGAAATCCCCTTCCAGCACCCGTGGCACCGGAATATCGAAACGCCGCAGAAAATGCGAGATATCCACGAAGGGGTGCGAATCCTCCTTGTCCGGAGGCGCCTCCATCAGGATCCAGTTCTCCCCGTCCCGCTCCACGCGATAGTAGTGCCGGAACGAGGCATCCCCCGACACCGGGGTCACCTTGGGACGCATGCCCAGAACCCGCTCCAGAAAAGGCCATCCGCTGGCTTCAAGTTCCATATTCCCTCCTCAACCGACCCAACGCCTGCCGTGCAATCTCTCCAATGGCCGAAAAGCGAAGTATGCGCTCATCCTCCCTGTCCGGGGAAGGGGCGGCCATCGCCACTTCCAAACGTTCCGGCGGCAGCCAGTCGCCCCCGTTGCCGGGCCACTCGACCAGGCAAACCCCCTGCCCGTCCATCCAACTCTCCCCGCCGATGACCGCCAGTTCGTCCGGGTCCGCCAGGCGATAGAGATCCAGATGATATACCGGAAGCCGTCCGCTCTCATAGAGATTCATCAGGGTGAAGGTGGGGGAAGGCAGCCAATCCTCCGCCACCCCGAGCCCGCGCATCACGCCTCGGGCGAAAACGCTCTTGCCCGCCCCGAGATCCCCCTCCAGGGTGATCAGGCAGCCTTTGGTCAGACATTGACCCAGTCGATAGCCCCAGAGACGGGTCTCCTCTTCCGAGAGACTGGTCAACGGCCAGGAAGGTGTTACTCTTGAGGGAGAATGGATCGCTTGCACCGGGATATCCGCATGGTCTGGAAAATTCTGTTGCCCATCGTGGTCGTGGGGCTCATCTACCTGTGGGGTCGCCACCACGGGCGTCGCGCCGCCAACGCCCCCGCCCCGCCCCCGTGGAAGCCGCCCTCCGTCAGGGAGATGGCCCACGGGCATCCGCGACTCTTCGTGGCGGGAATTGTCCTGCTCACCGGCCTCGGCGTCTATGGCTGGCGTCATTACCAGCAGGCCCATGCCGTGGTCAAGGTGCGGGTCGTCAACACCACCACCCAGGAGGTTACCCTCTTTGAAGCCCCGCGCAACAGTGTGTTCCGCCGCACCTTCCACACCGTGGACGGGCGGCTGGTGACCCTTTCCGACGTGGAACGCATGGAAATCGAGTACCCGGAATAGCCATGGATACCCGCCGCATTCTGCACCGCGCCAAATGGGGGGACCGCATCCTGGTTGTCACCGAAGAGGGCCGGGAACGGCTGCTCTCCTTCGGCAACCACATGATCCAGAGCCGCATGGACATGGTCTGTCCCCATGCCCTGAGACTGCCTTATACCCGCTTTCTGCTGGGCTGTCTGCTGCTGCTGACCACCCCCCGCAAGGTGCTGATCTTCGGACTGGGAGGCGGATCCATGGTGCGTTTTCTGTTGCACCATTGTCCGGGCTGCCAGCTGGAGGTGGTGGAGCATTGCCCCGAGGTTCTCGATATCGCCCGGCGCTTCTTCCTGCTGCCGGATGACCCGAGACTCCTCATCCACCTCGCGGAAGGGGGCGATTTCCTGCTCGGTCTGCCCTCACCGCCACGGGAGGGGCGCTTCGACACCATCATTCTGGATGCCTTCGACCACCAGACCATGGCGGCCTCGGTCTACGCCCGCCACATCTTCCGGGTGGCGCGCCACAATCTGACCGCCAACGGCCTGCTGATCCTCAACCTCTCCAGTCGCATGGACGACTACTACCGCGCCATCATGCGGGAGCTGACGGAGATCTTCCCGGAATCCACCCTGCAGCTTCCCCTGCCCGGCAGTCACAACGTCATCGCCCTGGCCTTCAAGGGGGGTCTGCCCGCCAAAGGGGCCCTGCACCCTTCGGCCCACCTGAAACTCATGGCCGAGGCCATGGATATCGACTTTTTCGACATCTTTTCCCGTCTGGCACGAGCCAATCGCGAACTCTGGCATTAGGACACGCCCATGAGACGCTTCATACTGATCTTATTTCTGGCCGCCCTGGGATTGGTCGCCACCCTGTTCGGGTTGGGCCAGTGGCGGGATGGTTGGATCGTGCCCGCTCTTCTCGGAGAAGGGAAGGAGAGTTTCAAGACCCGACTCGATGCTCTGGAAGAGACCCTGAAACGCCAGCAATCGGCCCAATCCCAGGCCAGCCGCGAGGAGGTGAGTTCTCTGAAAGCCGAGTTGGCCGCTCTGCGCGAGGAACTGAACAGCCGACCGAAGCCCCCCGAACGAAAGATTCCCATCCCCCGACTGCTCTCCGGACGGATGGAAATCCTGAAAAGCCACCCCGATTGGCAACTGACCGACATTCTGGCCCGAGAGCGCACCTTGAAACAGCGCATCCCCTTCGACCCGCCCTTTGCCGGGCCGCCCAAGGTGATGCTGAGCCTGACCTCCCTGGAACACAGCGGTGCGGATCTCTATCTGACCACCACGGCGGAGGAGATCGGCCCCGACGGTTTCACCCTGGTGGTCCGCAACCGCTCCGAGTCCCGCCTGCCCCGGGTCACCCTGGACTGGCTGGCGCTCGGGTCGTAACGGATCGTCTCATTCCTTGACCCCGGGAACAACTCCATGATTCCCTTGGTCCAAGCAAATCTTACGAACCCCTCGCCCTTTGGGAGGCAATACGATGTCGCACCGTTTCGTGAAATCGGTTCTGGGCCTGACCATGCTGGCAGCCGCCGCGTTGGCGGTGCCGTCCACCTCGGAAGCCTTCTGGTGGCCGGGCTCCGGCTGGGGTGGACCCGGCTGGGGCGGTCCCGGCTGGGGTGGACCCGGCTGGGGCGGTTATGCCCCTTACGGCTATCCCTACAATCCCTGGTACGGCCCCGGATACGGGTACGGCTACGGCCATCCGGGATACGGCTACGGCTATCCGGGCGGTTGGGGCAGCCCCTACGGCTACGGCGCCGCCTTCACCCCTCCTCCCGGCGCCATGCTCAGCCCGCAGCAGATTCAAAGCCTCAAGGCCGGTCTGGGGGTCAAACCCAACCAGGAAGCCGCATGGAACGATCTGGTGGCCGCCGTGCGCAATCTGAAGCCCGGCGAGAGCCTCTCCGCCTCCAAATCCGTGCAGAAGGCCTACGACACCCTCCTGGCCCAACTGGATCCGGAGCAGAAGAAGAAAGCGGAGTCTTTCAAAGCCTCCATCATCTGGTAGTACCCCTGCGCCACAAAAAAAAGCGGGAGGAACCATCGGTTCCTCCCGCAACCCACATCGACCGCCGCCCGATTGTATGGGCTTTTTGTCGGCTCACTTGCCTTGCCTGAGAGAGAAGGCGGCGGTTATCCCTGCCTCAGGCCGCCTCTTCGCGGCGATCCTGGTTCAGCTTCACGTATTGATCCACCACCCCCATCAATCCCCCCAGGATGTTGCCCAGGGGCGACTGCACCCGCTCCAGACGGGCCAACGCCTCTTCCAGAAAGGTGCGGATGAAACCGAGCTGGCTTTTGCGCGTCTTGGCCAGGTGAAGTTCCCAGCGGTTGAGCAGCGCCATCCAGGCTTGCAGGCTCAGGGCGCCCGCCGGCATATCGCGCTCCTCCTTGCCCGTCGGCAGGTAGAGGCGAATGGCCTCCAGCAGCGGCACCACACTTTCCAGACGTTCGGCCACCGCCGATTGCTGAATGGCCTCCAGGCTGCGATGGATGGCCGACTGGGCCAGATCCCGCTGGGGCCGCGCCGCCGCGCCGGTTCCCGGATGACGCCCGTCGGGCTGTTTTTCCGGCTCCTTGCGCAGCAGTTGCTCCGCAATTTGTTCCGCTACCTGTTTGCGATCCGACAGCGGCACACGCCGGGAGAGAGTGACCTTGTCCGGCAGATCGATTTTTTCACTATCCAAAAGGGATTTCATGCGGAGACCTTCCTGTGTAAACGGCAAAGCCGTGATGAAATGTCAAAGAGGCCATGTCGAACTCATTCCTTCTCTTTGAAACCGGAGAACGGCTGCGAAACCACCTTTTCGGGTTCCGCCCCCCAGGTCTGTATCAACCCCTCCTGGGCCGGGCTGACGGCAGCCGCAACCGGTTTCGCGCGATTCAGCGCATAAATTTGCATGCCGTAGCCCTGAGTCCCGGCCGTCGGTCGCAACACCCCGTCCGACTCTTTCGCCGACGGCGTGCCCTTTCGGGCCCCCGGTTCCCCGCCGGAGATGACGAACTCGGGCTCGACGGGTTTCGCGGACTGCTGACCGGGAGCCAGCTCTCCCAGAACATGACCGGTCAAGGTCTTGCCGCTGGTCTCCTGAACCACCGTATCCGCCGCCGCCATGCCAAGCCCGGCCATCCAACTTCCCGTCAAAGCGCCGTAAAAGGCACCACCGACCACCCGCGCCGCCCCCCCGATGCTCTCCCCCGATCCCGCCTGATAGATCGAGGAGATCAATGGCAGGTGTTGCAAGGGATTGACCATATCCAAAACATCGGCGAATCCCATCTGCTCCCCGCGCCATAAGGTGCCCGCAGGTCGTCTGCTCTCCCGTGGCGAGGCCTCGGGAACGTCAAAATTCGGCAGTGTCGCTGGCGCTTGAATCTCGGACATGGCAAAATTCCCCGTTCGTGAAAATGTAGTTTGCAACTCCGGTACCATATCTGTCGAAAACCTTCGAATCCGCCCGGCAGGGAGCCTTGCAGGGCTTCGCCCCAACTCCGGGAGATCCCCTTTCCATGACAGTGCCAAATATTTTCCATCGCAGCGGGATTCGGGTGGCGGTCGCCATGTCGGGCGGGGTGGACTCCTCCGTGGCCGCGGCGGTTTTGCAGCAGCAGGGCTTTCAGGTCTTCGGGCTGACCATGCACCTTTGGGATCAACCGCCGGCCTGTGGGACATCCCGCTCCTGCTGCACCCCCGAGGACGCCTACGATGCCCGTCGGGTGGCTCAGGTGCTGGATATCCCCTTTTACGTCATCGATTTTTCCGGCCTGTTTCGCCGTAGCGTGGTCCAACCCTTCATCGACGACTACGCCCGGGGGCGCACCCCCAATCCCTGCGTGCGATGCAACGAAACCCTCAAGTTCGATATCCTCCTCAACCGGGCCGGAGACCTGGGCGCCGATTTTCTGGCGACGGGGCATTACGTTCGCCTGGAGGAGTCCGCCGGGGGCCTGCAACTCCTTCGGGCGCGGGATCGCCGCAAGGATCAGAGCTACTTCCTCTTTTCCATTCCACGGGGGCAACTGCCCTTTCTGAAATTTCCCCTGGGCGGCATGACCAAGGCGGAGACCCGCGCCGTGGCCGCCCGGCTGGCTCTGCCGGTGGCCGAAAAGAGCGAAAGCCAGGATTGCTGTTTCGTGCCCGACGGCAATTACCCCGCCTTTTTCGCCAAGGAAGCGCCCGGCCAACTCACGCCGGGGGATATCGTCGATGCGGAGGGACGCCTCGTGGGGCGTCATGCCGGTATCGCCCTTTACACCATCGGCCAACGCAAGGGGCTGGGCATCGCCAGCTCCCGTCCGCTTTACGTCTCGGCCATCGACGCCGTGAACAACCGGCTGGTGGTGGGCCCCGAAGAGGCGCTCTACCGGCAGGAGCTTGAACTGGAAAGGGTCAACTGGCTGTTGGAAGAGGTACCCGTGACGCCCCTGGAGATCTCCGCCCGCATCCGCTACGGCGGCGAAGCCGAACCCGCCCGGCTCGCCCTGGGGCCCGACCGGACGGCCACCGTATCTTTCCGGGAGCCGCAACGGGCTATAACCCCGGGACAGGCTTGCGTTTTCTATCGGGAAGACCGCATTCTGGGGGGGGGCTGGATCGTCTGAACCGGCAGGTTGCCCCGAATAATCCGGTAAGCGGGGGAATGCGGCGCATGTTATTATTGAAATTGATCGACAAGATGGCTTTTTTCCAGCCCTTCACCTCCCAGGAACGGGATCTGCTGGTGGAGGGGGAATCCTACTTCGTCACCTATCCGCCCAAGACGACCTTCATACGCGAAGGCGCGGCCGATGACGCCATGTACATCCTGCTCAAGGGACGGGTGGCGGTGATGAAAAATGCCGATCCCGACCGACCCCTGGCGACCCTGGAACCCGGTGCCATCATCGGCGAACTCTCCTTTTTGACCGGCAAACCACGGGGAACCAACGTGGTCACCGCGGAAGAAGCCACCCTGTTCCGCCTGGACGGCGATTCCATGGCTGCTTTGGATTTTCGTATGCAGATCAAGGTCAAGGACCAGTTGATCCGGGTGCTGGTGGATCGGCTGGAACAGACCAATCAGACTCTGCTGCGTCAAAAGGAGATGAATCGCACCCTGGCGGAGGCCCTCTCCAAACTGCAACCTCATCTGTGACGCGGAAAGGATGACCCCATGCTCATGCTTGAGCTGATGGATTCGGTGCCCTTCTTCGACTCCTTCACCCTGGCTGAGAAAAAGTATTTCATCGAGGCCGACAGCTTCTTTGTCCACTTCGAACCCGGGGGATACCTGATTCGCGAAGGGGATGTGGAAGATTCCTCACTCTACATTCTGGTGCGCGGAGAGGTGCTGGTCACCCGCAACAGCCACCCCGACCATCCCCTGGCCCGATTGCGGGCCGGTGCGGTGCTGGGGGAGATCTCCTTTCTGACCCACCGCCCCCGCATGACCAACGTCAGGGCGCTGACCAAAACCATCGCCTTCCGCCTGGATGGTCATTCCCTGGAGCGGATGAGTCTGCCGTTGCAGGTGCGCATCAAGGATCAATTGATCACCATTCTGGTCAAACGGCTGGACGAAATGAACCTGGCCATGCTCTCCATGGTACGGTGAACCGGGGCGTGTTGACATTTGCCGGATTTTGGTTCCCGGCAAAGCGCAAGACGGTGAGGAAGCGGAATGTAGCTCGCCTACATGAGCATTCCGAACCGGATTGCGCCGCCGGGGGCCAAAAGATGGTGAATGTCGATACGCCCTAAGG
Protein-coding regions in this window:
- a CDS encoding spermidine synthase; its protein translation is MDTRRILHRAKWGDRILVVTEEGRERLLSFGNHMIQSRMDMVCPHALRLPYTRFLLGCLLLLTTPRKVLIFGLGGGSMVRFLLHHCPGCQLEVVEHCPEVLDIARRFFLLPDDPRLLIHLAEGGDFLLGLPSPPREGRFDTIILDAFDHQTMAASVYARHIFRVARHNLTANGLLILNLSSRMDDYYRAIMRELTEIFPESTLQLPLPGSHNVIALAFKGGLPAKGALHPSAHLKLMAEAMDIDFFDIFSRLARANRELWH
- the mnmA gene encoding tRNA 2-thiouridine(34) synthase MnmA — its product is MSGGVDSSVAAAVLQQQGFQVFGLTMHLWDQPPACGTSRSCCTPEDAYDARRVAQVLDIPFYVIDFSGLFRRSVVQPFIDDYARGRTPNPCVRCNETLKFDILLNRAGDLGADFLATGHYVRLEESAGGLQLLRARDRRKDQSYFLFSIPRGQLPFLKFPLGGMTKAETRAVAARLALPVAEKSESQDCCFVPDGNYPAFFAKEAPGQLTPGDIVDAEGRLVGRHAGIALYTIGQRKGLGIASSRPLYVSAIDAVNNRLVVGPEEALYRQELELERVNWLLEEVPVTPLEISARIRYGGEAEPARLALGPDRTATVSFREPQRAITPGQACVFYREDRILGGGWIV
- a CDS encoding cyclic nucleotide-binding domain-containing protein, translating into MLLLKLIDKMAFFQPFTSQERDLLVEGESYFVTYPPKTTFIREGAADDAMYILLKGRVAVMKNADPDRPLATLEPGAIIGELSFLTGKPRGTNVVTAEEATLFRLDGDSMAALDFRMQIKVKDQLIRVLVDRLEQTNQTLLRQKEMNRTLAEALSKLQPHL
- a CDS encoding cyclic nucleotide-binding domain-containing protein, producing the protein MLMLELMDSVPFFDSFTLAEKKYFIEADSFFVHFEPGGYLIREGDVEDSSLYILVRGEVLVTRNSHPDHPLARLRAGAVLGEISFLTHRPRMTNVRALTKTIAFRLDGHSLERMSLPLQVRIKDQLITILVKRLDEMNLAMLSMVR